A region of the Nymphaea colorata isolate Beijing-Zhang1983 unplaced genomic scaffold, ASM883128v2 scaffold0440, whole genome shotgun sequence genome:
AGGCAATCCTTGGTAGTTATATCTCTTGATAACGTCCAGCAGGTTGCAGCTAGGATCTAAAACACCATGCAAAAGTGATTTCCACAGTACGTTTTATGCACAAAGGCATTGAGGAGTCCCACCACATGCGATTCCTCCCTGCCTTTCCCCACTACTTGCTGTGGCATTTCTATTATATTCTCTGCAGGATCTAAACCTCGTCAAAGGCCGCCTCCATGTACTGAGATGAGCTCTTCTGGATCTTTACAGCAACGTAGGTTTTGTGTTTAAAGTCCTTGCAGAGCCAAACCGTTGAAAAATGCCCCCATCCTAACTTTTGGATCACCACATATCGGTTTAGCAGAACTTCTCCAATGTGGACGGGATGATAGCCTCCGATTTCATAATCCTCAATCCCCTCATCTTCCGAATCGTCTTCATCATCCAATCTCCTAAGTACATCCCTGATTTTTTCCCCCAAGTCGATGGTGGCATTATTAGAGGTATGGTTCTTTCGTTCCATGAGCGTGCTTTCTTAATAGAGGGAGTCTAAATGATTCTGTGCGTACCTTTGAGCatggtttttaaatttctttggaaaataactgaataatataaagaaattaTGGATCATGCGATAGTGAGTAGCTTTCTTGTCCTTGATTTATTGCTTTACCTTGTAAACTCCTCACTAGTTTTACTGAAATTTTGGATGACTTTCATGCAGGCCTTGTCGTTCTTGAGGTCCTTCCGCTTATAGTTCTTGCGGTAGAGGCTTAGATTATACATCATATTTGGCTTTGTATGAGAACTAAGAACTCCGTTTGCCTTTCTTCCCTATTCCATGTTTCCCAAGGTTGAATGAGTGGAGCTGTTAGCGTGTGCCGCAGGTGGTAATTTGGAACTAGCCTATGTGTGCATTCTTCTTTATCGGTGCTAGTAGTGTTATGGCATCGATGTTAAGGGATCAGATTTCCTTTGAATCCCTTCCTGCTAAGATCGGCCTGGTTGGCAAACTGATACAAGCTTTCCTCGAAGGTTTTCTATATGACCGCCTTTCTGATGAGTTTGCGATGCAGCTGGAGGAAGAGTTTTACATCAAAGGAGGCCCGTTTAGGCTGCATTGAGCAATAAAGGGAATTGTTCACCACGTAAGCCGATGATCCAATTATTGGTTATAGactttttgatttttagagccTC
Encoded here:
- the LOC116244997 gene encoding LOW QUALITY PROTEIN: uncharacterized protein LOC116244997 (The sequence of the model RefSeq protein was modified relative to this genomic sequence to represent the inferred CDS: inserted 2 bases in 2 codons; substituted 7 bases at 7 genomic stop codons) — protein: MERKNHTSNNATIDLGEKIRDVLRRLDDEDDSEDEGIEDYEIGGYHPVHIGEVLLNRYVVIQKLGWGHFSTVWLCKDFKHKTYVAVKIQKSSSQYMEAAFDEVXILQRIXXKCHSKXWGKXREESHVVGLLNAFVHKTYCGNHFCMVFXIXSCNLLDVIKRYNYQGLPMDVCQEISRQVLVGLDFLHRVCGVIHTDLKPXNVMVGLSDAELKEIVXHGQLANG